A genomic window from Onychostoma macrolepis isolate SWU-2019 chromosome 22, ASM1243209v1, whole genome shotgun sequence includes:
- the si:dkey-246e1.3 gene encoding uncharacterized protein si:dkey-246e1.3 isoform X2, with product MIICSTYRAICWSLLAYAIGSMSLTGIDLSLNGTTLLKPNDTETQAALYEVKVFNITLSSIALCVLTVTGIISCISYRRHRRKCKRARVYESAIATEVPEEPVGVMCVRKTHSFRNPLALFRRQEGPKDNSRIHYIYTNPLPVGHEEDRIPPHTVSIHTPLTLKDYANDPSSGIILAPPIFYMQL from the exons ATGATAATATGTTCCACAT ACCGAGCAATTTGTTGGTCACTTTTGGCCTATGCCATCGGCAGCATGAGCCTAACGGGGATCGATCTGTCTCTTAACGGGACGACCTTATTGAAACCAAATGACACAGAAACACAAGCCGCTCTCTATG AGGTCAAGGTGTTCAACATCACCCTTTCATCAATAGCTCTGTGCGTCCTGACAGTGACAGGAATCATCAGCTGTATCTCGTACCGAAGACACAGAAG GAAGTGTAAACGGGCGCGTGTCTATGAGAGCGCCATTGCCACTGAGGTTCCTGAAGAGCCAGTGGGTGTTATGTGTGTGAGGAAAACCCATAGCTTCCGTAACCCGCTCGCCCTGTTCAGAAGACAGGAGGGGCCGAAGGACAACTCACGCATCCACTACATCTACACCAACCCTCTGCCTGTGGGACACGAGGAGGACAGGATCCCCCCTCACACCGTGTCCATACACACTCCACTCACGCTGAAGGACTACGCCAACGACCCCAGCAGCGGCATCATCCTGGCCCCGCCCATTTTTTACATGCAGCTGTAG
- the si:dkey-246e1.3 gene encoding uncharacterized protein si:dkey-246e1.3 isoform X1, translating into MKLGGHWGDEVVVFPWKQIHIVTWLHTNEYSHHLFPDRAICWSLLAYAIGSMSLTGIDLSLNGTTLLKPNDTETQAALYEVKVFNITLSSIALCVLTVTGIISCISYRRHRRKCKRARVYESAIATEVPEEPVGVMCVRKTHSFRNPLALFRRQEGPKDNSRIHYIYTNPLPVGHEEDRIPPHTVSIHTPLTLKDYANDPSSGIILAPPIFYMQL; encoded by the exons ATGAAGTTAGGGGGCCACTGGGGCGATGAAGTAGTGGTGTTTCCGTGGAAACAAATCCACATAGTCACATGGCTTCACACTAATGAATATTCTCACCACCTCTTTCCAGACCGAGCAATTTGTTGGTCACTTTTGGCCTATGCCATCGGCAGCATGAGCCTAACGGGGATCGATCTGTCTCTTAACGGGACGACCTTATTGAAACCAAATGACACAGAAACACAAGCCGCTCTCTATG AGGTCAAGGTGTTCAACATCACCCTTTCATCAATAGCTCTGTGCGTCCTGACAGTGACAGGAATCATCAGCTGTATCTCGTACCGAAGACACAGAAG GAAGTGTAAACGGGCGCGTGTCTATGAGAGCGCCATTGCCACTGAGGTTCCTGAAGAGCCAGTGGGTGTTATGTGTGTGAGGAAAACCCATAGCTTCCGTAACCCGCTCGCCCTGTTCAGAAGACAGGAGGGGCCGAAGGACAACTCACGCATCCACTACATCTACACCAACCCTCTGCCTGTGGGACACGAGGAGGACAGGATCCCCCCTCACACCGTGTCCATACACACTCCACTCACGCTGAAGGACTACGCCAACGACCCCAGCAGCGGCATCATCCTGGCCCCGCCCATTTTTTACATGCAGCTGTAG
- the si:dkey-246e1.3 gene encoding uncharacterized protein si:dkey-246e1.3 isoform X3: MSLTGIDLSLNGTTLLKPNDTETQAALYEVKVFNITLSSIALCVLTVTGIISCISYRRHRRKCKRARVYESAIATEVPEEPVGVMCVRKTHSFRNPLALFRRQEGPKDNSRIHYIYTNPLPVGHEEDRIPPHTVSIHTPLTLKDYANDPSSGIILAPPIFYMQL, translated from the exons ATGAGCCTAACGGGGATCGATCTGTCTCTTAACGGGACGACCTTATTGAAACCAAATGACACAGAAACACAAGCCGCTCTCTATG AGGTCAAGGTGTTCAACATCACCCTTTCATCAATAGCTCTGTGCGTCCTGACAGTGACAGGAATCATCAGCTGTATCTCGTACCGAAGACACAGAAG GAAGTGTAAACGGGCGCGTGTCTATGAGAGCGCCATTGCCACTGAGGTTCCTGAAGAGCCAGTGGGTGTTATGTGTGTGAGGAAAACCCATAGCTTCCGTAACCCGCTCGCCCTGTTCAGAAGACAGGAGGGGCCGAAGGACAACTCACGCATCCACTACATCTACACCAACCCTCTGCCTGTGGGACACGAGGAGGACAGGATCCCCCCTCACACCGTGTCCATACACACTCCACTCACGCTGAAGGACTACGCCAACGACCCCAGCAGCGGCATCATCCTGGCCCCGCCCATTTTTTACATGCAGCTGTAG